From the genome of Alosa sapidissima isolate fAloSap1 chromosome 14, fAloSap1.pri, whole genome shotgun sequence, one region includes:
- the syce3 gene encoding synaptonemal complex central element protein 3, producing the protein MMTDSGSELLMNYGQETLQLNKELEQMVETMENISVQLSWMAYDMVVLRTDPGHAQALRQLKEAHDLCDSVVRTQPTTTTTTI; encoded by the exons ATG ATGACAGACTCAGGTTCGGAACTGCTGATGAACTACGGTCAGGAGACATTACAGTTGAACAAGGAGTTGGAGCAAATGGTAGAGACCATGGAGAATATATCAG tgCAGCTTAGTTGGATGGCGTATGACATGGTGGTGCTGCGCACAGACCCAGGCCACGCCCAGGCTCTCCGTCAGCTGAAAGAGGCGCATGACCTCTGTGACTCAGTCGTGCGCACCcagcccaccaccaccaccaccacaatatAG
- the LOC121682368 gene encoding protein Wnt-8a-like isoform X1, with translation MRINPLKETGVRARARVCTSEITFGCGVSQADLTYASSVQAGARRGIQECKQQFAWDLWNCPESALLLTAPGTLRAATRETSFLHAISAAGVMFTLIKNCSLGELANCRCDNSRNRQPGGRGWTWGGCSDNVEFGERISRQYVDALETGQDSRAQMNLHNNEAGRQAVKITMRRVCRCHGLSQSCSLQTCWMQLAEFRDVGNYLKVKHDQAQKLEMDKRRVRAGNSADNRGALADAFSSITRTELIYLEESPDYCARNLSLGLHGTEGRECLQNSDSLSQWERRSCQRLCHECGLRVEQRRVETSSSCNCKFHWCCTVICDTCTQVTIKHFCTRKHPGYHRRRNRVKSMR, from the exons ATGCGTATAAATCCATTGAAGGAAACTGGTGTGCgggcgcgcgcgcgtgtgtgtacatcAGAAATTACCTTTGGTTGTGGTGTTTCCCAGGCTGACCTGACATATGCCAGTAGCGTGCAGGCAGGTGCACGGCGTGGGATTCAAGAATGTAAACAGCAGTTCGCGTGGGACCTTTGGAACTGTCCCGAGAGCGCACTACTTCTGACTGCTCCTGGAACACTACGCGCAG CCACCAGGGAGACGTCATTTCTACACGCGATAAGTGCGGCAGGCGTCATGTTCACGCTCATCAAAAACTGTAGTTTGGGTGAACTCGCCAACTGCAGGTGTGACAACTCCAGGAATCGCCAACCAG GTGGCCGCGGGTGGACGTGGGGTGGCTGTAGTGATAACGTGGAATTTGGCGAGAGAATCTCCAGACAATATGTTGATGCGCTTGAAACTGGACAAGATTCGCGAGCGCAGATGAACCTGCACAATAACGAGGCTGGCCGACAG GCTGTGAAGATCACCATGAGGCGCGTGTGCAGGTGTCACGGGCTTTCACAAAGCTGTAGTTTACAAACCTGTTGGATGCAGCTCGCGGAGTTCCGAGATGTGGGGAACTACCTGAAGGTGAAGCATGACCAGGCGCAGAAGCTCGAGATGGACAAGAGGCGCGTGCGAGCCGGCAACAGCGCTGACAATCGTGGTGCGCTAGCGGACGCATTCAGTAGCATCACGCGCACTGAACTCATCTATCTTGAGGAATCTCCCGACTACTGCGCGCGGAACCTGAGCCTGGGGCTGCATGGTACCGAGGGGCGCGAGTGCTTGCAGAACAGTGACAGTCTTTCCCAGTGGGAGCGACGCAGCTGCCAACGCCTCTGCCACGAGTGCGGACTGCGCGTGGAGCAGCGGCGCGTGGAGACCTCAAGCAGCTGCAACTGCAAGTTCCACTGGTGTTGCACCGTCATATGCGACACCTGTACTCAGGTTACAATCAAACACTTTTGCACGCGGAAACATCCCGGATATCACAGACGGAGAAACCGCGTAAAGTCTATGCGCTGA
- the LOC121682368 gene encoding protein Wnt-8a-like isoform X2 has translation MLTNRSQSAQRNADLTYASSVQAGARRGIQECKQQFAWDLWNCPESALLLTAPGTLRAATRETSFLHAISAAGVMFTLIKNCSLGELANCRCDNSRNRQPGGRGWTWGGCSDNVEFGERISRQYVDALETGQDSRAQMNLHNNEAGRQAVKITMRRVCRCHGLSQSCSLQTCWMQLAEFRDVGNYLKVKHDQAQKLEMDKRRVRAGNSADNRGALADAFSSITRTELIYLEESPDYCARNLSLGLHGTEGRECLQNSDSLSQWERRSCQRLCHECGLRVEQRRVETSSSCNCKFHWCCTVICDTCTQVTIKHFCTRKHPGYHRRRNRVKSMR, from the exons ATGCTGACCAATAGGAGTCAGTCTGCCCAGCGCAAT GCTGACCTGACATATGCCAGTAGCGTGCAGGCAGGTGCACGGCGTGGGATTCAAGAATGTAAACAGCAGTTCGCGTGGGACCTTTGGAACTGTCCCGAGAGCGCACTACTTCTGACTGCTCCTGGAACACTACGCGCAG CCACCAGGGAGACGTCATTTCTACACGCGATAAGTGCGGCAGGCGTCATGTTCACGCTCATCAAAAACTGTAGTTTGGGTGAACTCGCCAACTGCAGGTGTGACAACTCCAGGAATCGCCAACCAG GTGGCCGCGGGTGGACGTGGGGTGGCTGTAGTGATAACGTGGAATTTGGCGAGAGAATCTCCAGACAATATGTTGATGCGCTTGAAACTGGACAAGATTCGCGAGCGCAGATGAACCTGCACAATAACGAGGCTGGCCGACAG GCTGTGAAGATCACCATGAGGCGCGTGTGCAGGTGTCACGGGCTTTCACAAAGCTGTAGTTTACAAACCTGTTGGATGCAGCTCGCGGAGTTCCGAGATGTGGGGAACTACCTGAAGGTGAAGCATGACCAGGCGCAGAAGCTCGAGATGGACAAGAGGCGCGTGCGAGCCGGCAACAGCGCTGACAATCGTGGTGCGCTAGCGGACGCATTCAGTAGCATCACGCGCACTGAACTCATCTATCTTGAGGAATCTCCCGACTACTGCGCGCGGAACCTGAGCCTGGGGCTGCATGGTACCGAGGGGCGCGAGTGCTTGCAGAACAGTGACAGTCTTTCCCAGTGGGAGCGACGCAGCTGCCAACGCCTCTGCCACGAGTGCGGACTGCGCGTGGAGCAGCGGCGCGTGGAGACCTCAAGCAGCTGCAACTGCAAGTTCCACTGGTGTTGCACCGTCATATGCGACACCTGTACTCAGGTTACAATCAAACACTTTTGCACGCGGAAACATCCCGGATATCACAGACGGAGAAACCGCGTAAAGTCTATGCGCTGA
- the LOC121682368 gene encoding protein Wnt-8a-like isoform X3, giving the protein MSGPKADLTYASSVQAGARRGIQECKQQFAWDLWNCPESALLLTAPGTLRAATRETSFLHAISAAGVMFTLIKNCSLGELANCRCDNSRNRQPGGRGWTWGGCSDNVEFGERISRQYVDALETGQDSRAQMNLHNNEAGRQAVKITMRRVCRCHGLSQSCSLQTCWMQLAEFRDVGNYLKVKHDQAQKLEMDKRRVRAGNSADNRGALADAFSSITRTELIYLEESPDYCARNLSLGLHGTEGRECLQNSDSLSQWERRSCQRLCHECGLRVEQRRVETSSSCNCKFHWCCTVICDTCTQVTIKHFCTRKHPGYHRRRNRVKSMR; this is encoded by the exons ATGTCCGGTCCAAAG GCTGACCTGACATATGCCAGTAGCGTGCAGGCAGGTGCACGGCGTGGGATTCAAGAATGTAAACAGCAGTTCGCGTGGGACCTTTGGAACTGTCCCGAGAGCGCACTACTTCTGACTGCTCCTGGAACACTACGCGCAG CCACCAGGGAGACGTCATTTCTACACGCGATAAGTGCGGCAGGCGTCATGTTCACGCTCATCAAAAACTGTAGTTTGGGTGAACTCGCCAACTGCAGGTGTGACAACTCCAGGAATCGCCAACCAG GTGGCCGCGGGTGGACGTGGGGTGGCTGTAGTGATAACGTGGAATTTGGCGAGAGAATCTCCAGACAATATGTTGATGCGCTTGAAACTGGACAAGATTCGCGAGCGCAGATGAACCTGCACAATAACGAGGCTGGCCGACAG GCTGTGAAGATCACCATGAGGCGCGTGTGCAGGTGTCACGGGCTTTCACAAAGCTGTAGTTTACAAACCTGTTGGATGCAGCTCGCGGAGTTCCGAGATGTGGGGAACTACCTGAAGGTGAAGCATGACCAGGCGCAGAAGCTCGAGATGGACAAGAGGCGCGTGCGAGCCGGCAACAGCGCTGACAATCGTGGTGCGCTAGCGGACGCATTCAGTAGCATCACGCGCACTGAACTCATCTATCTTGAGGAATCTCCCGACTACTGCGCGCGGAACCTGAGCCTGGGGCTGCATGGTACCGAGGGGCGCGAGTGCTTGCAGAACAGTGACAGTCTTTCCCAGTGGGAGCGACGCAGCTGCCAACGCCTCTGCCACGAGTGCGGACTGCGCGTGGAGCAGCGGCGCGTGGAGACCTCAAGCAGCTGCAACTGCAAGTTCCACTGGTGTTGCACCGTCATATGCGACACCTGTACTCAGGTTACAATCAAACACTTTTGCACGCGGAAACATCCCGGATATCACAGACGGAGAAACCGCGTAAAGTCTATGCGCTGA
- the LOC121682367 gene encoding protein Wnt-8a-like translates to MSICKLLVSLLLSVCGHALSTSAWSVNNFLMTGPKAYLTYASSVQVGARKGIEECKHQFAWDRWNCPESALQLSTHSGARRGTREAAFVHAISAAGVMHALTKNCSMGELSQCGCDDSNVGKMGGRGWMWGGCSDNVDFGENISKQFVDALENGHDARAAVNLHNNEAGRLAVRATMKRACKCHGVSGSCNMQTCWMQLAEFRDVGNYLKVKHDQAQMLEMDKRRVRAGNSADNRGALADAFSSIARTELIYLEDSPDYCARNLSLGLHGTEGRECLQNSDSLSQWERRSCRRLCHECGLRVEQRRVETSSSCNCKFNWCCTVTCDTCTQVVTKYYCAKRNKGRRSKNGTRRRQHTRKN, encoded by the exons ATGAGCATCTGCAAGTTACTTGTGTCACttcttctgtctgtgtgtggtcacGCGCTGTCCACCAGTGCTTG GTCCGTGAATAATTTCCTCATGACTGGTCCTAAG GCTTACTTGACTTATGCAAGCAGCGTTCAGGTGGGCGCGCGCAAAGGCATAGAGGAATGTAAGCATCAGTTCGCGTGGGACAGGTGGAACTGCCCAGAGAGCGCGCTGCAGCTCTCCACGCACAGCGGAGCGAGAAGGG GCACGAGAGAGGCTGCGTTCGTGCACGCCATCAGTGCAGCGGGGGTGATGCACGCGCTAACTAAGAACTGCAGCATGGGGGAGCTGAGTCAATGTGGATGCGACGACTCCAATGTTGGCAAAATGG GCGGACGCGGCTGGATGTGGGGCGGGTGCAGCGACAATGTGGACTTTGGAGAGAACATCTCAAAGCAGTTCGTTGATGCACTGGAAAACGGTCATGATGCACGAGCTGCAGTAAACCTTCACAATAATGAAGCCGGTCGACTC GCTGTGCGGGCGACTATGAAGCGCGCGTGCAAGTGCCACGGTGTGTCGGGAAGCTGTAACATGCAAACCTGTTGGATGCAGCTCGCGGAGTTCCGAGATGTGGGGAACTACCTGAAGGTGAAGCATGACCAGGCGCAGATGCTCGAAATGGACAAGAGGCGCGTGCGAGCCGGCAACAGCGCTGACAATCGTGGTGCGCTAGCGGACGCATTCAGTAGCATCGCGCGCACTGAACTCATCTATCTTGAGGATTCTCCCGACTACTGCGCGCGAAACCTGAGCCTGGGGCTGCATGGTACCGAGGGGCGCGAGTGCTTGCAGAACAGTGACAGTCTTTCCCAGTGGGAGCGACGCAGCTGCCGACGCCTCTGCCACGAGTGCGGACTGCGCGTGGAGCAGCGGCGCGTGGAGACCTCAAGCAGCTGCAACTGCAAGTTCAATTGGTGTTGCACCGTCACGTGCGACACCTGCACTCAGGTGGTAACCAAATATTACTGTGCGAAACGCAACAAGGGCCGTAGGTCAAAGAATGGCACGAGGCGGAGACAACACACGCGCAAAAACTGA